Part of the Palaemon carinicauda isolate YSFRI2023 chromosome 8, ASM3689809v2, whole genome shotgun sequence genome is shown below.
agaaaaatcatttatgtagttttttttttctttttttaaatgtcagATCTTTGTAAAGTGAAATCCAAAAAAAGTGTCTCCTTAGTGAATAACCAGCACATAAAACATACTGCACTATAAatatttgctgtttcattaaaacacacataaacacacacacacacacacacacacacacacacacacacacactctctctctctctctctctctctctctctctctctctctctctctctctctctctctctctctctctctctctctctctctatcatgttgATTGAATTTTCTACTAGATGAAGTTAATGTACCATAAATATTTCCTGTTTCATTAAACACacacaagcactctctctctctctctctctctctctctctctctctcctctcctctctctctctctctctctctctctctaatcatgtaCAACATTCTAGTAGATGAAGTCAATGTAAAGATATATCTTACTCCGACTTCTAACTAAGAATTCTTGCAGCGCTGAGTCAGAGACATCATTCACCGGATGGAAGGGAAGATCAGCAGAGATATCTTTCATATCCAtagcttcctcttcttcctcttcatcctcttcttcctcttcatcaAAGATATTCTTAGAGTCTTTTAACTCGCCATCAGCAGTTTCTTTTTCTACATCATTTTGATCATCTTCAGAAGTGACTGGCTGGAactgatatgaaaataaaatacatttagcaTAATACAGCACTAAACTATTTTATTCTATAAATGTCATTCGCATAAACACTGATATGATAAATAGATTACAAGAATTTTCCATATAAGACATGAAATCAAAACGTGGTTTTAAACATGGGCAATATCGACTCTTCAAGTTTCTGTCTAGAAAGGCAATTCTGGTGAAGGATCGAAATGTTTTTCAAACAATGATTTTAAGTTGTCGGTACTTGTTGGAGTACCTTACACCGAATTCATGAGCTTCATATGAACTCAGGAGTTTACCAAATAGTTTGTTTATCTTTGTAATTGGGGTTGAAGGATTAACATCATCttattaattataacaaaaattggaaatactgaaaagaatataacgttaataatatgaataattaacTCAAAACCCTAAACGAATCTCcaaattaattccttttttttacaATTGTCTATACTATAAATATGAATGTTTTTAATGAAGATAATATAATATTTTCAGATGAAAACATTAGATTTTCTTATTAATGGGTAATGAGTGAATAAGGCAttgttggggatatatatatatatatatatatatatatatatatatatatatatatatatatatatatatatatatatatacatatatatacatctgatacatttttgcacatattaggatttgtttttcatataaaaaagccatatatttcgaTACATTNNNNNNNNNNNNNNNNNNNNNNNNNNNNNNNNNNNNNNNNNNNNNNNNNNNNNNNNNNNNNNNNNNNNNNNNNNNNNNNNNNNNNNNNNNNNNNNNNNNNNNNNNNNNNNNNNNNNNNNNNNNNNNNNNNNNNNNNNNNNNNNNNNNNNNNNNNNNNNNNNNNNNNNNNNNNNNNNNNNNNNNNNNNNNNNNNNNNNNNNNNNNNNNNNNNNNNNNNNNNNNNNNNNNNNNNNNNNNNNNNNNNNNNNNNNNNNNNNNNNNNNNNNNNNNNNNNNNNNNNNNNNNNNNNNNNNNNNNNNNNNNNNNNNNNNNNNNNNNNNNNNNNNNNNNNNNNNNNNNNNNNNNNNNNNNNNNNNNNNNNNNNNNNNNNNNNNNNNNNNNNNNNNNNNNNNNNNNNNNNNNNNNNNNNNNNNNNNNNNNNNNNNNNNNNNNNNNNNNNNNNNNNNNNNNNNNNNNNNNNNNNNNNNNNNNNNNNNNNNNNNNNNNNNNNNNNNNNNNNNtatatatatatatatatatacatatgtatatatatatatatatatatatatatatatatatatatatatatatatatatatatatatataaacaataaatgtaGCTGTTTCAAGTCCTCTGCCCAATAAAGGCCTCAAAAATTACCATTTcctgtatggggtttggccagtttttatcatcacACAGGCCACTGCTAATTGTTGATTATGGGACATTTTAATCTGATCGCAGAGTGAAAATATACTCAGTATTGGTGCCGTGACTAGAATAGATTCGCTGATAATGGAGATGCACAATCTATATAACCAGTTCCCCATGCAAAGGTTTCACCATTCATAAaggggtatatatacatacatatacgtatatatatatatatatatatatatatatatatatatatatatatatatatatatatatatatatatatatatatatatatatatatactctatatacatatatatataatatatatatatatatatatatatatatatatatatatatatatatatatatatatatatactctatatactctatatatatatatatatatatatatatatatatatatatatatatataatatatataatatatatatatatatatatatatatatatatatatatatatatatatataatatatatatatatatactctatatactctatatatatatatatatatatatatatatatatatatatatatatatatatatatatatatacatatatatactctatatactctatatatatatatatatatatatatatatatatatatatatatatatatatatatatatatatatatatatatatatatactctatatactctatatatatatatatatatatatatatatatatatatatatatatatatatatatatactctatatatatatacatatatatatatatatatatatatatatatatatatatatatatatatatatatatatatacatatatatatatatatatatatatatatatatatatatatatatatatatatatatatatatatatatatatatatatacacacatatgcattgcTTGCCAGGCTGAGCAGTATTGCTAAACTTATGACAGCCCTGTCCCTCCCCATCCCTAACATAgcggggagaggagtagtcataccctcagAAGTACACTCGAAAACCAGAGCCTCCCTAAAATTACCTAAACAGCTGCGTTGTAGTTAAGAAAgttggagggggtgggaagggttgaatcttcaTTTGTGTGTCTGTGCTTGTGagtttgtatgtatatctatctggaTATTTAGCATCATTTATGACGAGTTATATAcagtgatatatgtatgtatgtatgtatgtatgtatgtatgtatgtatgtatatatatatatatatatatatatatatatatatatatatatatatatatatatatatatatatacatttatatataatatatatataaatctatatatatatatatatatatatatatatatatatatatatatatatatatacatttatatataatatatatataaatctatatatatatatatatatatatatatatatatatatatatatatatatatatatatatatatatatatatatatatatatatatatatatatatatatataatatacacatttatatatatatatatctatctatctatctacatatatatatatatatatatatatatatatatatatatatatatatatatatatatatatatatatatatatatatatatatatatataaaatatatatatatatacatatatacacacatatatatatatatacatatttacatatttttattgtttatatatgacatatttgtttttgacattgttaatagtttatataggacatctgttttgacgctgttactgtctttagaatgatatattgttaatttattctcattatttatttatttccttatttccattctcactgggctatttttccgtgttggagcccttaggcttataacatcttgcttttccaactagggttgtagcttggctagcaataatgataataataatatacacacacattttatatatatatatatatatatatatatatatatatatatatatatatatatatatatatatatatatatatatatatatatatatatatatatattgcgtatatatgtatgtctgttaaTTTTCAGCACTTATAACCGGTCTGAAATTAAAGTTTCTGTCAGTCACAAATTTTCTAACGACGGTCGTTAAGCGAAAACTGATTCTAAATGCTAATTACCTTGCAAACTAGAAAAGAACTTGTAATTAGTACTGATATAAATAGCCATGTTCTAAGAACAGGGACGCCAGAAGAGTTTTCTCAGTTCCTAAGGTCTTTTCGATCAGGTAAGATTACAACTCTCGTTCCTAATCATAACTTATGTTTAAGATTGAATTTTTAATTGCAAAAggttgtaaaagaaaatatatgtcaTAATTTTGAGATATTTAGATGCGTATAACGTTATTACTACCCACAGAGCATTggaattctttttctttattttagaaatgttgatatatttcttgcaatattatttaatttcattttgttttctcttattaTTGGACCCGAACCTAAAATTTGTAGTGtcatttattttgaatgaatatattgtataaattttatgaAACTTATAATTCGAAAATTATtgtagctatatatattttttcacttttcCATATTAgaaatagcaatattattattattgttatttttgttatcaacATAGCTTCCGTCTCAGCCCAGAATTTAACTATTTTACGATCAGGAAGGGTTCAATCTTCGTGTGTACGTATCTAAATACTTAGTAGTCATTATGGATGGGTTGTGTACACTAGCAGACCAAGTAAGGCAAAATATTAGAGCATACTGCTGTTCTTGTACAAGGTTTAATGCATTACAATTCATGTAGTTTGACCCGAAACACCCATTTCCCTTTAGTAAACTAATGAAAAAAACTGTTgtcattaatctatctatctatctatctatctatctatctatctatctatctatctatctatctatctatctatctatctatctatctatctatctatctatctatctatatatatatatatatatatatatatatatatatatatatatatatatatatatatatatatatatatatatatatatatatatatatatagacagtttaTCCGAAGTTTGATTGAGAGCTTTCTTGGCTCCTATCGATCATCTAAAAAATTCACAAATCGATAAAAATTAACATTTAACATCTCTCAGAAGCCCAAATACCTTATTATTacctgaatattaatattatttaccaaAGTTATTAAAGTAACCTTTCCATTCTCTTATGCTAATCTATTAATAAACCCAATTGTAATCATAGCAAAGTGCctactttacaaaacttataatTGAAC
Proteins encoded:
- the LOC137645489 gene encoding uncharacterized protein, whose product is MLGMGRDRAVISLAILLSLFQPVTSEDDQNDVEKETADGELKDSKNIFDEEEEEDEEEEEEAMDMKDISADLPFHPVNDVSDSALQEFLVRSRRPACSNRKCLRWYRGYWAPECTGKNYRAIAYCEKTGMWCCGRCEPKAWCLRNNGFCAVTCPPDRLADKRGCFGKWKCCLP